Proteins from one Pelorhabdus rhamnosifermentans genomic window:
- a CDS encoding nucleotide pyrophosphohydrolase — protein sequence MNPIYLPKLNYLTPTFDSTLLKAVEEAGELARAVLQFLPYDESNFDKKALSAQGKSLLLAVSQELLDVAQTCVTMIFVMEDEYHVDADQLIRSHLAKLTVKGYQFDERPVYQITTVGCFKSLHLPRLYLENVTLLTTVCKIQEELGELTQYVGKKSGASGESHFLEESAVLAGCAAELLDVAQCCFTMMYILAEQYHVNIAEVVAEHVQKLERKGYFGS from the coding sequence ATGAACCCAATTTACTTACCTAAACTCAATTATTTAACACCTACTTTTGATTCTACTTTGCTCAAAGCTGTAGAAGAAGCTGGTGAATTGGCTCGTGCCGTTTTGCAGTTCCTTCCTTATGATGAGTCAAATTTTGACAAGAAGGCCTTGTCTGCTCAAGGGAAGTCGCTGCTTTTAGCTGTGTCGCAAGAATTGCTTGATGTTGCGCAGACTTGTGTTACCATGATTTTTGTTATGGAAGATGAATATCATGTGGATGCCGATCAACTTATTCGCAGTCATCTTGCTAAGCTTACAGTAAAGGGCTATCAGTTTGACGAACGGCCTGTTTATCAGATCACAACGGTGGGGTGTTTTAAGTCGCTCCATTTACCGCGTCTTTATCTTGAAAATGTTACACTTTTAACAACCGTCTGCAAAATTCAAGAAGAACTTGGTGAACTGACGCAGTATGTTGGTAAAAAATCCGGTGCTTCGGGTGAGAGTCACTTTTTAGAAGAATCTGCTGTACTTGCTGGCTGTGCAGCAGAATTGCTTGATGTGGCGCAATGTTGTTTTACAATGATGTATATTTTAGCTGAACAGTATCATGTGAATATCGCTGAGGTTGTAGCTGAACATGTACAGAAATTAGAAAGAAAGGGCTATTTTGGCTCGTAA
- a CDS encoding 2-oxoacid:acceptor oxidoreductase family protein: MKRLEMRLSGSGGQGLILAGIILAEAAILDKKNAVQSQSYGPEARGGSSKSEVLISDEAIHYPKVVKPDLLLAMTQEALDKYAHDLPDEAMLVIDTTFVKDIPNKFTNVYQLPITEKAKEVLGRALFANIIAIGAIVALTKAVSKESAVKAVLARVPKGTEAKNEQAFELGMSLVNA; encoded by the coding sequence ATGAAACGATTAGAAATGAGATTATCCGGTTCCGGCGGTCAGGGACTCATCCTGGCAGGTATCATCCTAGCTGAAGCCGCCATACTAGATAAGAAAAACGCCGTTCAGTCCCAGTCCTACGGACCCGAAGCAAGAGGCGGCTCAAGTAAATCAGAAGTGCTTATTTCAGATGAAGCCATTCATTATCCGAAAGTAGTCAAACCGGACCTGCTTCTCGCCATGACGCAAGAAGCATTAGATAAATATGCCCATGACCTGCCAGACGAGGCCATGCTTGTCATTGATACAACCTTCGTTAAAGACATTCCGAATAAATTCACGAATGTCTATCAGCTGCCCATTACAGAAAAGGCCAAAGAAGTTTTAGGCAGAGCCTTGTTTGCCAATATCATTGCCATTGGGGCCATTGTAGCCCTGACAAAAGCGGTAAGCAAAGAGTCGGCCGTGAAGGCCGTACTGGCTCGGGTACCAAAAGGAACAGAAGCTAAGAATGAACAGGCTTTTGAACTCGGGATGTCACTGGTTAACGCGTAA